A DNA window from Candidatus Vicinibacter affinis contains the following coding sequences:
- the mnmE gene encoding tRNA uridine-5-carboxymethylaminomethyl(34) synthesis GTPase MnmE → MDYNNSKTTIVAIATPEGVGAVGMIRLSGPEAFNIADQVFKGKKISQQKSHTAHLGRIIDEQAMTLDEVLATVFKGPHSYTGENIVELSCHGSSYVLKEILELLIRKGAVMARPGEFTQRAFLNGKLDLSQAEAVADLIASESEAAHRLAMSQLKGGIKNEIAELRNQLLNFASLIELELDFAEEDVEFADRTQFKQLLHAALHKIDSLHQSFVLGNAVKNGISTVIAGRPNAGKSTLLNALLEEERAIVSDIAGTTRDTIEEKMNINGVLFRFIDTAGIREAQDQIEAMGVQRTMEKIDESTVLIYVFDVVKTSKEEMWQEVHSLLRPDQKLLVVANKMDLNPYIDYEHFVHDKIRKENIIACSAKNLMNIPYLKEKLYELAIGDQKIQNISIAINARHRQALEAAAINLREVLSGLDTHLETDLLAQSIRQALYHLAEISGAISNEEILGNIFGKFCIGK, encoded by the coding sequence TTGGATTACAATAATTCTAAAACGACCATTGTAGCAATTGCCACTCCTGAAGGGGTTGGTGCTGTTGGCATGATCAGGCTTTCCGGACCGGAAGCATTTAACATTGCAGATCAAGTTTTCAAAGGAAAAAAAATATCCCAACAAAAAAGTCACACTGCACATTTGGGAAGAATAATTGATGAGCAAGCCATGACTTTGGATGAAGTACTTGCCACTGTTTTTAAAGGTCCCCATTCGTATACCGGCGAAAATATTGTGGAGTTATCCTGCCATGGCTCATCTTACGTCTTGAAGGAAATTCTGGAGCTGTTAATTAGGAAAGGAGCTGTAATGGCGAGGCCGGGAGAATTCACACAGCGGGCTTTTCTGAACGGCAAACTGGATCTTTCTCAAGCCGAGGCTGTTGCAGATCTGATCGCATCGGAATCTGAAGCGGCCCACCGTCTGGCGATGAGTCAACTTAAAGGAGGCATCAAGAATGAAATCGCAGAACTTAGAAATCAATTGCTCAATTTTGCCAGTCTGATCGAACTGGAACTGGATTTTGCAGAAGAGGATGTTGAATTTGCGGACCGGACCCAATTCAAACAATTGTTGCATGCAGCTTTGCATAAAATAGATTCACTCCACCAGAGTTTTGTTTTGGGTAATGCAGTAAAAAATGGAATCAGCACCGTGATAGCAGGTAGACCCAATGCAGGTAAATCAACTTTGCTGAATGCCTTGCTCGAAGAGGAGCGTGCCATCGTATCAGACATAGCCGGAACCACCCGCGATACCATTGAAGAAAAAATGAACATCAACGGAGTGCTCTTTCGTTTTATTGACACTGCAGGAATCAGAGAAGCACAAGATCAAATTGAAGCGATGGGTGTGCAACGCACCATGGAAAAGATCGATGAATCCACTGTATTGATTTATGTCTTTGATGTGGTCAAAACTTCCAAAGAAGAGATGTGGCAGGAAGTACACAGCCTCCTTCGTCCAGATCAAAAATTACTGGTTGTAGCGAACAAAATGGATCTTAATCCCTACATTGACTATGAACATTTTGTCCATGACAAAATACGCAAAGAAAACATCATTGCCTGCTCTGCAAAAAATCTGATGAACATTCCCTACCTGAAAGAAAAACTTTATGAACTTGCCATCGGGGATCAAAAAATACAAAACATCAGCATTGCCATCAATGCCCGTCACCGTCAGGCCCTGGAAGCTGCAGCAATAAATTTGAGAGAAGTCCTCAGTGGTCTTGACACTCATCTGGAAACCGATTTACTTGCACAGTCCATTCGCCAAGCACTCTATCATCTTGCAGAAATCAGTGGAGCGATTTCTAATGAAGAGATACTGGGGAATATCTTTGGGAAGTTTTGTATCGGAAAGTAA
- a CDS encoding T9SS type A sorting domain-containing protein: MKYLLILLFLNTSYLLNAQCWSDLSIGRSHVLALKSDGSIWTWGENRYGQLGIRNTVDHNKPVQVGLDKDWKSIETGSDNCFAIKNDGTLWAWGYNSAGELGIESMSTYKNKPIQVGLDKDWEFVSSGSGSTFGIKKDGTLWGWGAIFFATSNQLKPIQYESENNWKSVSNCSEHILFLKNNGTLWSIGKNYYGQLGIGIYSNGVDTLSQIGFNDDWELVHSSPGVSFGLVAGGALWIWGRLNNNQNRQWNMPVDLYVNKHYWNNITANTFNFFGVRNDGSLWGCGNNDYGQLSNGSKDIYNDPTQIGSENNWKKVVVGTYGNTFAIKKDGTLWACGLNDLGQLGIGSNTDTLAFTQIICPVVNSVGNLNSVESEISIYPNPVDNILTIDFGVASSLPLNISISDVNGNCLYSKKLDILEYDQQWVIDMSSFATGLYFVKVNFKKDFVTNKFIKI; this comes from the coding sequence ATGAAATACCTGCTTATTCTGCTATTTTTAAATACTTCATATTTACTTAATGCTCAATGTTGGTCCGATTTATCTATAGGACGGTCCCACGTTTTGGCTTTAAAATCAGATGGAAGTATTTGGACGTGGGGAGAAAACAGATATGGACAACTTGGAATTAGAAACACTGTTGATCATAATAAACCAGTTCAGGTTGGTTTAGACAAAGACTGGAAAAGTATTGAAACTGGTTCAGACAATTGTTTTGCAATCAAAAATGATGGTACTTTATGGGCTTGGGGATATAATTCGGCTGGTGAATTAGGTATAGAATCAATGAGTACTTATAAGAACAAGCCTATTCAAGTGGGCTTGGATAAAGATTGGGAATTTGTTTCTTCAGGTTCAGGTTCAACCTTCGGAATCAAGAAAGATGGAACACTATGGGGATGGGGAGCAATATTTTTTGCTACATCTAACCAATTAAAACCTATTCAATATGAATCTGAAAATAATTGGAAATCTGTTTCAAATTGCTCAGAACACATTTTGTTTCTTAAAAATAATGGGACATTATGGTCAATTGGGAAGAATTATTATGGCCAATTAGGCATTGGTATTTATTCCAATGGAGTTGATACTTTAAGTCAAATTGGATTTAATGACGATTGGGAGCTTGTCCATTCAAGTCCTGGAGTTTCCTTTGGTTTGGTTGCTGGTGGTGCGCTTTGGATTTGGGGAAGACTTAATAATAATCAAAATAGACAATGGAATATGCCTGTTGACCTCTATGTAAATAAACACTATTGGAATAATATTACTGCAAACACTTTTAATTTTTTTGGTGTGAGAAATGATGGCTCCCTTTGGGGTTGCGGTAATAATGACTACGGTCAACTATCCAACGGTTCCAAAGATATTTATAATGACCCAACACAAATTGGCTCTGAAAACAACTGGAAAAAAGTTGTAGTTGGCACTTATGGAAATACCTTCGCAATTAAAAAAGATGGAACTTTATGGGCTTGTGGACTAAATGACTTAGGGCAATTAGGTATTGGAAGTAATACTGATACATTAGCATTTACCCAGATAATTTGCCCAGTTGTCAATTCAGTTGGCAACCTAAATTCAGTCGAATCAGAAATTTCAATTTATCCGAATCCAGTAGATAATATTCTAACAATTGATTTTGGAGTAGCGAGCTCTCTTCCCCTGAATATTTCAATAAGTGATGTGAATGGTAATTGTCTATATTCAAAAAAATTAGACATTTTAGAATATGATCAGCAATGGGTAATTGATATGAGTTCTTTTGCAACCGGGCTTTATTTCGTAAAAGTTAACTTTAAAAAAGACTTTGTTACTAACAAGTTTATTAAGATATAA
- a CDS encoding ATP-binding protein gives MSISKLDGTFNKLLYYLLKLDLIILDDFGLVSFDNNLRLVLLQILEDCYGKSSTIIDSQLPIKNWYDYLNDPTLADTILNRLTAKHNRFELKGDSLRKKS, from the coding sequence ATCAGCATAAGCAAGCTTGATGGAACATTCAACAAACTCCTTTACTATCTTCTAAAATTGGATTTAATCATCTTGGATGATTTTGGCCTAGTTTCTTTTGACAATAATTTGAGGCTGGTATTGCTTCAGATACTGGAAGATTGCTATGGTAAAAGTTCTACGATTATTGACTCACAACTACCTATCAAAAATTGGTATGATTATTTAAACGACCCTACATTGGCAGATACAATTTTAAACCGGCTTACTGCCAAACATAATAGATTTGAACTCAAAGGAGATTCATTACGTAAAAAATCTTAA
- a CDS encoding ATP-binding protein, with amino-acid sequence MTKEIISILLDCSLIKKSENILISGATGAGKSYLPCAIGHQASSMGYKVSYFNMIRFY; translated from the coding sequence CTGACAAAGGAAATAATCTCCATACTCTTAGATTGTTCCTTGATTAAAAAATCAGAAAACATTCTCATCTCAGGAGCTACTGGCGCAGGAAAGAGCTATCTACCCTGTGCTATAGGTCACCAGGCTAGCAGTATGGGGTATAAAGTGAGTTACTTTAATATGATTCGATTTTATTAA
- a CDS encoding metallophosphoesterase, translating to MAKKRILWISDIHLSNELISDTKKAIDSFIEAIRVIDPSPDYLIITGDIALDGEMNDAYDNFKLLIIDKVKKIFTKIIVLIVPGNHDVIWSQAKSYFIEKLISGTKLSDVLLSIDKRYFRSCFREYIGFHKANASVPIDSKCFSHTYTDDEELNFICLNSAWLSVGNPVHEANIKMRQIQKTISHDIFTEDGKSMIFSELGNQSYGFKIKGIVSESLDSIRTTLSHKTLRDKFNIILVHHPPNNWLRWDELYDEGATVKGPLHTFIKSCSVDMVCCGHEHTSQVEGGVIFGQTLVLNGGMFLDHRQENYTNMWFKLLEINTDEKSVEETPFLYHQADEKWNSQSGLKYCGWSSVYTRKSDQNNSKAPANSNETWDPHTQKRKDLEFHPQSIQDLLEFLLEPMQGLHVIIEQLSRKMGMKSNLKPDVVELNKTRQLNIIEWEDKILILLSVNEILNLAIDKKHINFFSDICTVVKERFLKSGSCIVFLSYYSIDVKNEGSVDRLSSLIQKVLVGIFRNYNFATLKI from the coding sequence ATGGCGAAGAAAAGAATTCTGTGGATAAGTGATATCCATTTAAGTAATGAATTGATTTCTGACACAAAGAAGGCAATTGATAGTTTTATTGAAGCTATAAGAGTTATTGATCCCTCACCGGACTATCTGATAATCACTGGGGATATTGCTTTAGATGGGGAGATGAATGACGCATATGATAATTTTAAATTATTGATCATTGATAAAGTTAAAAAAATATTTACAAAAATTATTGTACTGATCGTGCCTGGCAATCATGATGTGATTTGGTCTCAAGCTAAAAGCTACTTTATTGAAAAATTAATTTCAGGTACAAAATTAAGCGATGTCTTGTTATCCATCGATAAAAGATATTTTCGTTCTTGCTTTAGAGAGTATATCGGATTTCATAAAGCAAATGCATCGGTTCCTATTGATTCTAAATGCTTTAGTCACACATATACAGATGATGAGGAATTGAATTTCATTTGCCTTAATTCTGCCTGGCTGTCGGTCGGCAACCCAGTCCATGAAGCCAACATTAAGATGAGACAGATCCAAAAGACTATAAGCCATGATATTTTTACGGAAGATGGAAAGAGTATGATCTTTTCAGAGTTGGGTAACCAGTCCTACGGCTTTAAAATTAAAGGTATAGTTAGTGAATCGCTAGATAGTATTCGGACCACATTAAGTCATAAGACACTAAGGGATAAGTTTAACATTATTCTTGTTCATCACCCACCAAACAACTGGTTACGGTGGGACGAATTGTATGACGAGGGCGCTACAGTCAAAGGTCCCCTTCATACTTTTATCAAAAGTTGCTCGGTGGATATGGTCTGCTGCGGGCATGAGCACACTTCACAGGTCGAAGGAGGTGTTATCTTTGGTCAGACTTTAGTTCTAAATGGCGGAATGTTTCTTGATCATAGGCAGGAAAATTATACCAATATGTGGTTTAAGCTTCTGGAAATTAATACCGATGAGAAATCTGTTGAGGAAACCCCTTTTTTATATCATCAGGCCGACGAGAAGTGGAATTCGCAATCCGGATTGAAGTATTGTGGATGGAGTTCTGTCTATACAAGAAAATCCGATCAGAACAACAGTAAAGCCCCTGCCAATTCGAATGAGACATGGGATCCGCATACCCAAAAACGTAAAGACCTTGAATTTCATCCTCAAAGTATCCAAGATCTCCTTGAATTCCTCTTGGAGCCAATGCAGGGTCTGCACGTCATCATTGAGCAACTGAGTCGTAAAATGGGCATGAAATCCAATTTAAAGCCAGATGTTGTTGAATTGAACAAGACAAGACAATTAAACATTATTGAATGGGAAGACAAGATTTTGATACTTTTGAGCGTTAACGAAATTTTAAATCTGGCAATTGATAAGAAACATATTAATTTTTTTAGTGATATTTGTACCGTTGTTAAAGAAAGGTTTTTGAAATCAGGCAGTTGCATCGTTTTTTTGTCATATTACTCAATAGACGTAAAAAATGAAGGTTCTGTCGATCGACTTAGCAGTTTAATCCAAAAAGTATTGGTTGGTATCTTCAGAAATTATAACTTTGCAACCCTTAAAATTTAA
- a CDS encoding response regulator transcription factor, with protein MKSRILIIANQGDPTFNIVQIIEQSLSEIVTIENAVSIWDAKIKIREFDPDVLIVDIDIEEEVITLEFLQNILYKKFKIIIIAGQPDHAIDAFKIQALDFLLKPVNPLSLTSAIQRAIEHKLIKSRLTEFQHPFIGSSHSLRVLPNKISLYSEGKMIFVEPTDLLYFKAEGSYTNAVLRDGKKLLISRNIGFLESRLNHQEFIRAHRSYIININYIDSLRKKHSGAELKIGGQLELDISRECVNLLLPMLDPNFEHE; from the coding sequence TTGAAATCCAGAATACTAATCATTGCCAACCAAGGAGATCCGACTTTTAACATTGTTCAAATTATTGAACAATCATTGAGTGAGATAGTGACCATAGAGAATGCAGTAAGTATTTGGGACGCTAAGATAAAGATTCGGGAATTCGATCCTGATGTCTTAATTGTGGATATTGACATTGAGGAAGAAGTTATAACTCTTGAATTTCTTCAAAATATACTTTATAAAAAATTCAAGATCATTATAATAGCTGGACAGCCAGATCATGCCATTGATGCATTTAAAATTCAGGCGTTAGATTTTCTTTTAAAACCTGTCAATCCTCTCTCGCTCACCTCTGCCATACAGAGAGCTATAGAGCACAAGTTAATCAAATCAAGGTTAACGGAGTTCCAACATCCATTTATAGGCTCATCGCACTCTTTGAGAGTTCTGCCGAACAAGATTAGTCTATATTCTGAAGGCAAGATGATTTTTGTTGAGCCGACTGATTTATTATATTTCAAAGCTGAAGGAAGCTATACCAATGCCGTATTACGAGATGGAAAAAAGCTTCTCATATCAAGAAACATCGGTTTTCTCGAATCACGTCTCAACCACCAGGAATTTATCAGAGCGCACCGTTCTTACATCATCAATATAAACTATATAGATTCCTTGAGAAAAAAGCACAGCGGTGCAGAACTTAAGATTGGAGGACAGCTCGAGTTGGATATTTCCAGAGAATGCGTTAATTTGCTTTTACCAATGCTAGACCCAAATTTTGAACATGAATAA
- a CDS encoding ATP-binding protein — protein sequence MNVLLEQSEYLLSNTTLDFKRFLFNEIKWNNRLVGIKGARGTGKTTLLLQWLKQQDLPVTKAAYFSLDDLYFTNNSLKETVAQFHKLGGKILVLDEVHKYKNWSTEIKNIYDIYTGIKIIFTGSSIIDISRQQGDLSRRAIIYELPGLSYREFLSLKYNLQLPVFSLNEILKDASTLKKQLPISFRPLEYFNEYLQTGYYPFMMEDKETVHQKINQLIRTIVEYDMAELKDFDIRNAKKILQLMYVIAQQVPFKPNLVALAEKTSIHRNSLNNYLHYLEQAKLISLLQPAGKSVASLQKPEKIYLNNTNLLYALAEKQVDKGNLRETFFLSQLNAVHKMAMPKQGDFFVDNKYTFEVGGKDKSKKQIAGIKNAWVVKDDLEFPVGNNLPLWMFGCLY from the coding sequence ATGAATGTACTACTTGAGCAATCCGAATATTTACTAAGCAATACCACGCTAGATTTTAAGCGCTTTCTGTTTAATGAAATCAAGTGGAACAATCGCTTAGTTGGAATTAAGGGAGCCAGAGGAACAGGTAAAACTACATTATTATTACAATGGTTGAAGCAACAAGATTTACCGGTAACAAAAGCGGCCTATTTTTCTTTAGATGATCTCTATTTTACGAATAACAGTTTAAAAGAAACGGTTGCTCAGTTTCATAAACTGGGTGGTAAAATTCTTGTATTGGATGAAGTACACAAATACAAAAACTGGTCAACCGAAATAAAAAATATCTATGACATTTACACAGGGATAAAAATAATTTTCACCGGCTCATCAATCATTGACATCAGCAGACAACAAGGCGATTTGAGCAGAAGGGCTATTATATATGAGTTGCCAGGTTTATCTTACCGTGAATTTCTTTCATTAAAATACAATTTACAGCTACCTGTATTTTCTTTGAATGAGATCTTGAAAGATGCTTCTACTTTAAAGAAACAGCTGCCCATTTCTTTTCGTCCATTAGAATATTTTAATGAGTATTTACAAACAGGTTATTATCCGTTTATGATGGAGGATAAAGAAACGGTTCATCAAAAAATAAATCAGTTAATCAGGACGATTGTTGAATATGACATGGCAGAGTTGAAAGACTTTGATATACGCAATGCAAAAAAAATACTGCAATTAATGTATGTGATTGCACAGCAGGTACCTTTTAAACCCAATCTTGTTGCGTTGGCAGAAAAAACAAGCATACACAGAAACTCACTTAATAATTACCTTCATTATTTGGAACAGGCAAAATTGATTTCTTTATTGCAGCCGGCAGGGAAAAGCGTAGCAAGCTTACAGAAGCCGGAAAAGATATATTTAAACAATACAAACCTATTATATGCTTTGGCTGAAAAGCAAGTAGATAAAGGCAATTTACGCGAAACTTTTTTCTTGTCACAATTAAATGCAGTGCATAAAATGGCCATGCCAAAGCAGGGGGACTTTTTCGTTGACAATAAATATACTTTTGAAGTAGGAGGTAAGGATAAATCAAAAAAACAGATTGCAGGTATAAAAAATGCATGGGTGGTTAAGGATGATTTGGAATTTCCTGTTGGAAATAATTTGCCTTTGTGGATGTTTGGGTGCTTATATTAA
- a CDS encoding mobile mystery protein A translates to MGKKSLQLQQLNSKMLGYATLKQVAVPPTGWIKAIRNAIGMSMQQLGNKLSVSKQGILDIEKREKEGSITIRSLKEIARVLDMQLVYGFVPNDGSLDALIEKRAKELATKIVLRTSNTMKLEDQGNTNKRIEKAIKERAEEIKNEMPKILWD, encoded by the coding sequence ATGGGCAAGAAATCACTTCAATTGCAACAGCTTAACAGCAAAATGCTGGGCTATGCCACGCTAAAGCAAGTAGCGGTACCGCCTACCGGTTGGATAAAAGCCATCCGCAACGCCATAGGTATGTCTATGCAGCAATTAGGCAACAAACTATCTGTTTCCAAGCAAGGAATACTGGATATAGAAAAGCGGGAAAAAGAAGGGTCCATCACCATCAGGTCGCTGAAAGAAATAGCCCGGGTATTGGATATGCAATTGGTATATGGCTTTGTTCCAAATGACGGATCATTGGACGCATTAATTGAAAAGCGGGCCAAAGAACTGGCCACCAAAATTGTGTTGCGTACCTCCAATACCATGAAATTGGAAGACCAGGGTAATACCAACAAGCGCATTGAAAAGGCCATCAAAGAAAGAGCCGAAGAAATTAAAAACGAAATGCCTAAAATTTTATGGGATTAG
- a CDS encoding mobile mystery protein B, with amino-acid sequence MGLDFDSIDGQTPIEEEEKEGLLIPTIATRGELDEFEQQNIEQAVQWTLGRAFKPELIFTEEFIRTVHKRMYADVWAWAGEFRKTNKNIGVDIWQIPSNLKYLLDDAQYWYENNTYPPDEMAVRFKHRLVSIHCFPNGNGRHSRLMADIIIEKLYKQPVFSWGAAKLSSEGDSRKAYLKAVKIADQGDYSLLLAFARS; translated from the coding sequence ATGGGATTAGATTTTGACTCCATAGATGGACAAACCCCCATAGAAGAAGAAGAGAAAGAAGGCCTTCTTATTCCTACCATTGCCACCCGTGGCGAGTTAGACGAGTTTGAGCAGCAGAATATTGAACAGGCAGTACAATGGACACTAGGGCGTGCCTTTAAGCCGGAGCTGATTTTTACTGAAGAATTTATCCGCACGGTGCATAAACGAATGTATGCCGATGTGTGGGCATGGGCAGGTGAGTTCCGGAAAACCAATAAGAACATTGGCGTTGATATATGGCAAATACCATCCAACCTTAAATACTTGTTGGATGATGCTCAGTATTGGTACGAAAACAATACCTACCCACCCGATGAAATGGCTGTAAGATTCAAGCACCGCCTGGTAAGTATTCATTGCTTTCCAAACGGCAATGGAAGGCATAGTCGATTAATGGCCGATATTATCATCGAAAAACTATACAAGCAGCCTGTTTTTAGTTGGGGTGCTGCCAAGCTTTCCAGCGAAGGAGATAGCCGTAAAGCCTATCTCAAAGCTGTTAAAATTGCCGATCAAGGCGATTACAGTTTGCTGCTGGCGTTTGCCAGATCATAA
- a CDS encoding ABC transporter ATP-binding protein, whose amino-acid sequence MASPILQTRNISKYFHDPFSVQVLKDITFEIDKAEFVSIIGKSGCGKSTLLYILSTMDTDYEGELMIDGTLMRNKKEGELARVRNEKIGFIFQFHYLLNEFSVLQNVMLPGLKLGLHSEKEVEHRAYEKLKVLGIENEALKRPNQLSGGQKQRVAIARALINDPVIIMGDEPTGNLDKKNSEIVFEIFQELSALFNQSLLIVTHDYEFAKRTHRIIQMEDGKII is encoded by the coding sequence ATGGCTTCACCAATATTGCAGACTCGGAATATTTCAAAATATTTTCATGATCCATTCTCAGTACAAGTGTTGAAGGACATCACTTTTGAAATTGATAAAGCTGAGTTTGTTTCGATCATCGGTAAATCGGGCTGCGGTAAGTCGACGCTGCTGTATATTCTTTCTACCATGGACACCGATTACGAAGGAGAGTTGATGATAGATGGCACCCTCATGCGCAATAAAAAAGAAGGAGAGCTGGCAAGAGTGAGGAACGAAAAAATTGGGTTTATTTTCCAATTTCATTATTTGCTAAACGAGTTTTCGGTACTCCAAAATGTAATGTTGCCTGGACTTAAATTGGGTTTGCATTCAGAAAAGGAAGTGGAACATCGGGCTTATGAAAAACTTAAAGTACTGGGTATTGAAAATGAAGCATTGAAAAGACCCAATCAGTTGTCGGGCGGACAGAAGCAGCGAGTGGCCATTGCACGCGCGCTTATCAATGATCCTGTGATCATCATGGGCGATGAACCAACCGGTAATTTGGATAAAAAAAACAGTGAGATTGTTTTCGAAATATTTCAGGAGTTAAGCGCTCTTTTTAACCAATCACTTCTGATTGTCACCCATGATTACGAATTTGCAAAACGCACTCATCGGATTATTCAAATGGAGGATGGTAAAATTATTTGA
- a CDS encoding ABC transporter permease, translated as MKYKLIARISLSLLMARWRQTMVAAIGVTFSITMFIALLSFMSGLNTLLDGLILNRTPHILLFNEIKPSDQQPIDKSVSFKGFYNFISSIKPKKKRAEIYNSGATIAALNKDDRVIGVAPKITAQVFYNVGLVDLTGIISGIDVEEENKLFLFKDYVVSGDYMDLKNIPNSIILGKGVADKMLVQIGDMIQVTTSRGEQVQLKVVGNFQSGIREFDNAQSYCSMKTTQKMLGESSNFVTDIQIKIKDIMSAPAVAKEYEKLFELDAVDIQTANAQFETGSFVRTLISYAVGITLLIVAGFGIYNILNMMIYEKMDSIAILKATGFSGKDVKLIFTTIASTIGIVGGLFGLFFGLGLSALIDLIPFNTASLPAVKTYPIDYDPKFYAIGAIFSLLTTYFAGYFPSRKASKIDPVIIIRGK; from the coding sequence ATGAAGTATAAACTTATAGCCAGAATTTCTCTTTCCTTATTGATGGCAAGATGGAGACAAACCATGGTTGCTGCCATTGGGGTTACCTTCAGCATTACCATGTTTATTGCCCTGCTTAGTTTTATGTCCGGACTAAACACATTGCTGGATGGGCTGATACTTAACAGAACGCCACATATACTTTTATTCAATGAGATTAAACCGTCAGACCAGCAGCCAATTGATAAGTCTGTTTCATTTAAAGGGTTTTATAATTTCATCAGTTCCATAAAGCCCAAAAAAAAGCGGGCAGAAATATACAACAGCGGAGCTACCATAGCTGCATTAAATAAGGATGATCGCGTTATTGGGGTGGCCCCTAAAATTACGGCACAGGTTTTTTACAATGTGGGTTTAGTAGATCTTACCGGAATCATCAGTGGCATTGATGTGGAAGAGGAGAATAAATTATTTTTATTTAAGGATTACGTGGTGTCCGGTGATTATATGGATCTTAAAAATATACCGAACAGCATCATTTTAGGAAAAGGCGTGGCAGACAAAATGTTGGTTCAAATTGGAGATATGATTCAAGTGACCACTTCAAGAGGTGAACAGGTTCAATTAAAGGTAGTGGGCAATTTTCAATCCGGCATTCGGGAGTTTGACAATGCACAAAGTTATTGTTCGATGAAGACTACACAAAAAATGCTTGGGGAGTCTTCAAATTTTGTTACGGATATTCAGATAAAGATCAAAGATATTATGTCTGCTCCTGCCGTTGCAAAGGAGTATGAAAAATTATTTGAATTAGACGCTGTAGATATTCAAACAGCCAATGCACAATTTGAAACAGGGAGTTTTGTTAGGACACTCATTTCTTATGCTGTGGGAATCACTTTGCTGATTGTGGCCGGCTTTGGTATTTACAATATTCTGAACATGATGATTTATGAGAAGATGGATTCCATTGCTATTTTAAAAGCAACAGGATTTTCCGGTAAAGATGTAAAACTTATTTTCACTACCATCGCCTCAACAATTGGAATCGTAGGTGGATTATTTGGTTTGTTTTTTGGATTGGGATTGTCTGCGCTCATTGATTTAATTCCTTTTAATACAGCTTCACTACCCGCAGTAAAAACTTATCCTATAGATTATGACCCAAAGTTTTATGCGATAGGTGCAATATTTTCTCTGCTGACCACCTATTTCGCAGGTTACTTCCCTTCTCGAAAAGCCAGCAAAATAGATCCTGTCATTATAATTAGAGGTAAATAA